A region of Alphaproteobacteria bacterium DNA encodes the following proteins:
- a CDS encoding acyl-CoA dehydrogenase C-terminal domain-containing protein, protein MPKYQAPRDDIKFLLHEVLDAAQLEKFQGYGDASLELIDSVIEEAGKVAEQVLFPLNQSGDEEGCHFDNGVVTTPKGFKEAYTTFREGGWIGLSCDPAYGGQGLPLLLNFVVDEIVSAANMSFGMYPGLSHGAYNAINIHGSAELKQQYLPKLVDGTWSGTMCLTEPQCGTDLGLIRTRAEPDGNGGYKIIGTKIFISAGEHDLTDNILHLVLAKLPDAPAGTKGISLFLVPKILPDGKRNGLNCGRIEHKMGIKASSTCVMNFEGATGWLVGKPHGGMKAMFTMMNEARLAVGIQGLGLAEVSYQNAVVYAKERLQMRALTGVKFPDKPADPIIVHPDVRRNLLTMKALTEGCRALACWIGLHLDIEAKHPDAAKRAEAGELVALMTPIVKSFLTDTGFDVANIGMQIYGGHGYCMDFGMEQYVRDARITQIYEGTNGIQALDLVGRKMPDTYGKLLRRFFHPVADFIEAEKGSAALADFMPSFISAFGKLQMASVTVASRGLGNPDEAGAAASDYLKLFAYVAVGYMWLKMAKVAAEKLPAAGDRAGFYDAKLKTARFYFQKIMPQVNALNLSIMAGSKPVMDFPVEGFGN, encoded by the coding sequence ATGCCCAAATATCAAGCGCCGCGCGACGACATCAAATTTCTGCTGCATGAGGTGCTGGACGCCGCGCAGCTGGAAAAATTCCAGGGCTACGGCGACGCCAGTCTGGAATTGATCGACAGCGTGATCGAAGAGGCGGGCAAGGTCGCGGAGCAAGTGTTGTTTCCGCTCAACCAGTCGGGCGATGAGGAAGGCTGCCATTTCGACAATGGCGTCGTCACGACGCCGAAGGGATTCAAGGAAGCTTACACGACATTCCGCGAGGGCGGCTGGATCGGCCTATCCTGCGATCCGGCCTATGGCGGGCAAGGGCTGCCGCTACTGCTGAATTTCGTCGTCGATGAAATCGTCAGCGCGGCGAACATGTCGTTCGGCATGTATCCCGGCCTGTCGCACGGCGCGTATAACGCGATCAATATTCACGGCAGCGCGGAATTGAAACAGCAATATCTGCCGAAGCTGGTGGATGGAACCTGGTCGGGCACGATGTGCCTGACCGAGCCGCAATGCGGAACCGATCTCGGCCTGATCCGCACGCGGGCGGAGCCGGACGGAAACGGCGGTTACAAAATCATCGGCACGAAGATATTCATCTCGGCGGGCGAGCATGATTTGACCGATAACATTTTGCATCTGGTGCTGGCGAAGCTGCCCGACGCGCCCGCCGGAACCAAGGGCATTAGTTTGTTCCTGGTGCCGAAGATTTTGCCGGACGGCAAGCGCAACGGGCTGAATTGCGGGCGCATCGAGCACAAGATGGGCATCAAGGCGTCATCGACCTGCGTGATGAATTTCGAGGGCGCGACCGGCTGGCTGGTCGGCAAGCCGCATGGCGGCATGAAGGCGATGTTCACGATGATGAACGAGGCGCGGCTCGCGGTCGGCATTCAGGGGCTTGGGCTGGCCGAAGTCAGCTATCAGAATGCCGTGGTCTATGCCAAGGAGCGCCTGCAGATGCGGGCGCTGACCGGCGTAAAATTTCCGGACAAGCCTGCCGATCCGATCATCGTCCATCCCGACGTGCGGCGCAATCTTCTGACCATGAAGGCGCTGACCGAAGGCTGCCGTGCGCTGGCCTGCTGGATCGGGCTGCATCTCGATATCGAGGCGAAGCATCCCGATGCCGCGAAGCGGGCGGAGGCGGGCGAGCTCGTCGCGCTGATGACGCCGATCGTCAAATCCTTCCTGACCGATACAGGCTTCGATGTCGCCAATATCGGCATGCAGATTTACGGCGGCCATGGCTACTGCATGGATTTCGGCATGGAGCAATATGTCCGCGACGCCCGCATCACGCAGATTTATGAAGGCACCAACGGCATTCAGGCGCTCGATCTCGTCGGGCGCAAGATGCCGGATACCTACGGCAAGCTGCTGCGGCGGTTTTTCCATCCGGTCGCAGATTTTATCGAGGCCGAGAAGGGGAGCGCCGCGCTGGCGGATTTCATGCCGTCCTTTATCAGCGCCTTCGGCAAATTGCAGATGGCCTCGGTGACGGTGGCCTCGCGCGGCCTTGGCAATCCTGACGAGGCCGGGGCGGCGGCGAGCGACTATCTCAAGCTGTTCGCGTATGTCGCCGTCGGCTATATGTGGCTGAAGATGGCAAAGGTCGCGGCGGAGAAACTTCCGGCGGCGGGCGACCGCGCGGGCTTTTACGACGCCAAGCTCAAAACCGCGCGCTTCTATTTCCAGAAGATCATGCCGCAGGTCAATGCGCTCAACCTCTCCATCATGGCGGGCAGCAAGCCGGTCATGGATTTCCCGGTCGAGGGATTCGGAAACTAA
- a CDS encoding 3-hydroxyacyl-CoA dehydrogenase/enoyl-CoA hydratase family protein, with protein MSPIQKIAVLGSGVMGSQIAAQAANAGVPVLLLDIVPKDAKDRNQLAKGALERMQKADPAPFMHAKAIKLVTPGNLEDDLQKLADVDWIVEAVLENPQVKSDIYKKIDAARKTGSIVSSNTSTIPLHILTGGQSEQFARDFLVTHFFNPPRYMRLLELVAGPKTRPDAVTAVSDFIDKRMGKGIVICKDTPGFIANRIGTFFMQTAINATLDLGLSVETADAVCGKPMGVPKTGVFGLIDLVGLDLMPLIAKSFMETLPPDDEYRKIYREPDLFKKMIADGYTGRKGKGGFYRINKEGGGKVKEAIDLKTGEYRPASKEKHPAIESAGKDLRALCSSSEKAGQLAWSVLSQTLSYAASLVPQIADDVVGVDSAMRWGYNWDFGPFELIDKLGAAWLAEKLKAENRPVPELLKLAGDRSFYKVQDGKLHYLMLASEYKPVPRAEGVLLLEDVKRAGKPVLKNASASLWDIGDGVACFEYHTKMNTIDPDLLGMLHKSVELLGSDRARWRGMVIYNEGKVFSAGANLGLAMFAINLAMYQAIDQLIEQGQAAYRAVRFAPFPVVGAPANLALGGGCEILLNCAAVQAHAELYTGLVEVGIGVVPGWGGCAQMLGRTYALKKGFGGPIPPLVQAFETIGTAKVSKSAAEAVDLMYLRPTDGITMNRDRLLFDAKQKAIELAKDYKPPEEETFKLAGKTGRAAVALAIEGFRAAGKATPHDVVVGKKLAEVLTGGDLPSPQSEADILTLERKAFFDLVRHPDTQARIEYMLANGKPLRN; from the coding sequence ATGAGTCCAATTCAAAAAATTGCCGTTCTCGGTTCCGGCGTGATGGGCAGCCAGATCGCCGCGCAGGCCGCCAATGCTGGCGTGCCGGTGCTGCTGCTCGACATCGTTCCGAAAGACGCGAAGGATCGCAACCAGCTTGCCAAGGGTGCATTGGAAAGAATGCAGAAAGCCGATCCCGCGCCTTTCATGCATGCCAAGGCGATCAAACTGGTGACGCCGGGCAATCTCGAAGACGATTTGCAAAAGCTTGCCGATGTCGATTGGATCGTCGAGGCGGTGCTGGAAAATCCGCAGGTCAAGAGCGACATCTATAAAAAGATCGATGCCGCGCGCAAGACCGGCTCCATCGTGTCGTCCAACACTTCGACGATTCCATTGCATATTCTGACTGGCGGGCAGTCGGAGCAATTCGCGCGCGATTTCCTGGTGACGCATTTTTTCAACCCGCCGCGTTACATGCGGCTTCTTGAACTTGTCGCGGGACCGAAGACGCGCCCCGATGCCGTGACCGCCGTCAGCGATTTCATCGATAAGCGCATGGGCAAGGGCATCGTGATCTGCAAGGACACGCCCGGCTTCATCGCCAACCGCATCGGCACCTTCTTCATGCAGACGGCGATCAACGCTACGCTCGATCTCGGCCTTTCGGTCGAAACGGCGGACGCCGTATGCGGCAAGCCGATGGGCGTGCCGAAGACCGGCGTTTTCGGCCTGATCGATCTCGTCGGCCTCGATTTAATGCCGCTGATCGCCAAGAGCTTCATGGAGACGTTGCCGCCGGACGACGAATACCGGAAAATCTATCGCGAGCCGGATTTGTTCAAGAAGATGATCGCCGACGGCTATACGGGCCGCAAGGGCAAGGGCGGTTTTTACCGCATCAACAAGGAAGGCGGCGGCAAGGTCAAAGAGGCCATCGACCTGAAGACCGGCGAATATCGCCCGGCGAGCAAGGAAAAGCATCCGGCGATTGAATCGGCGGGCAAGGATTTGCGCGCGCTGTGCTCTTCATCCGAAAAAGCCGGGCAATTGGCCTGGTCGGTTCTCAGCCAGACCTTAAGCTATGCCGCGAGCTTGGTGCCGCAAATCGCCGACGACGTGGTCGGCGTCGATAGCGCGATGCGCTGGGGCTATAACTGGGATTTCGGGCCGTTCGAGCTGATCGACAAGCTCGGCGCGGCATGGCTTGCCGAAAAATTGAAAGCCGAAAACAGGCCGGTGCCGGAACTGCTCAAACTGGCCGGCGACCGTTCGTTCTATAAAGTTCAGGACGGCAAACTGCACTATCTGATGCTGGCGAGCGAGTATAAGCCGGTGCCGCGCGCCGAAGGCGTATTGCTGCTCGAAGACGTGAAGCGCGCGGGCAAACCCGTGCTGAAAAACGCCTCCGCGAGTCTGTGGGATATCGGCGATGGCGTCGCCTGTTTCGAATATCACACCAAGATGAATACCATCGATCCCGATTTGCTGGGCATGCTGCACAAGAGCGTGGAGTTGTTAGGGAGCGACCGCGCGCGCTGGCGCGGCATGGTGATCTATAACGAGGGCAAGGTCTTTTCGGCGGGCGCCAATCTCGGCCTCGCCATGTTCGCCATCAATCTGGCGATGTATCAGGCTATCGATCAGCTTATCGAGCAGGGACAGGCGGCCTATCGCGCCGTAAGATTTGCGCCGTTCCCGGTCGTCGGCGCTCCCGCCAATCTGGCGCTGGGAGGCGGATGCGAGATTCTGCTGAATTGCGCGGCGGTGCAGGCGCATGCCGAGCTATATACCGGCCTCGTCGAAGTCGGCATCGGCGTCGTTCCGGGCTGGGGCGGCTGCGCGCAGATGCTGGGGCGGACTTATGCGCTCAAGAAAGGCTTCGGCGGCCCGATCCCGCCGCTGGTGCAAGCATTCGAGACCATCGGCACGGCCAAAGTGTCGAAATCGGCGGCGGAGGCCGTCGATCTTATGTATCTGCGACCGACCGACGGCATCACGATGAATCGCGACCGGCTGCTTTTCGATGCCAAGCAAAAAGCGATCGAGCTTGCGAAAGATTATAAGCCCCCTGAGGAAGAAACGTTCAAGCTGGCGGGCAAGACCGGCCGCGCCGCCGTCGCTCTCGCCATCGAGGGATTCCGCGCCGCGGGCAAGGCAACGCCGCATGACGTGGTGGTGGGCAAAAAGCTTGCCGAAGTCTTGACCGGCGGCGATTTGCCGTCGCCGCAAAGCGAGGCGGATATCCTGACACTGGAACGCAAAGCCTTTTTCGACCTCGTGCGCCATCCCGATACCCAGGCGCGGATCGAATATATGCTGGCGAACGGCAAGCCGTTGAGGAATTGA
- a CDS encoding DNA starvation/stationary phase protection protein — MKPSIISTVPAQPEIQASNAAADPRKREAAAHALSRFLASTYALYQKSLFYHWNVGGPHFVSLHKLFEEHYQELHEAGDTIAERIRALGYFAPGTLTEFAALSSVAEDRKLPASAKEMIGNLLKSHEVCSGEARKVLTISEEADDQVTFDLMVQRMAFHDKAAWMLRELQA; from the coding sequence ATGAAACCATCTATTATAAGCACGGTTCCCGCCCAGCCGGAGATTCAGGCATCGAACGCGGCGGCGGATCCCCGCAAACGGGAAGCGGCGGCTCACGCCCTGTCGCGTTTTCTGGCCTCTACCTATGCCCTCTATCAAAAATCTCTTTTTTATCATTGGAATGTCGGAGGACCGCATTTCGTTTCCCTGCATAAGCTTTTCGAAGAGCATTATCAGGAATTGCATGAGGCGGGTGACACGATCGCGGAACGCATTCGCGCGCTGGGATATTTCGCTCCCGGCACGCTTACCGAATTCGCCGCGCTTTCCTCGGTTGCGGAAGATCGCAAGCTTCCGGCCTCCGCCAAAGAGATGATTGGCAATCTTCTCAAGAGCCATGAAGTCTGCTCGGGCGAAGCGCGCAAAGTTCTGACGATCTCCGAGGAAGCCGACGACCAGGTGACTTTCGATCTCATGGTCCAGCGCATGGCTTTCCACGACAAAGCGGCCTGGATGCTCCGTGAGCTGCAGGCCTGA